One Engraulis encrasicolus isolate BLACKSEA-1 chromosome 4, IST_EnEncr_1.0, whole genome shotgun sequence genomic window, TGTGTCTTTAAGGTTTGTCAGAGACAGCGCCGTATCTATCTTCATAAGTCTATGAGGTCGTCTAGCTGTGCAGCTGTCTCAAAAGTTTAAGACGGGAGCTAAGCAGTGCTGCGCTGTGGATGGAGGCAAACGGACTAACGGATAATCAGTCCGAGAAGAAGATTGCGAGGCAAAGACAGCGGAGGACATATAGGCTACCATTGCAATTGTTCCCTCGCACTGTTCCAATCGGCTGAAGAGGACATCGGCGCACATGGGGATCTTAAACAGTTAACGGGCGATTAGAAGCCCTTCCACAGTGAGGACGACTTCTCCCTTATTCGACTGTTAAAATAAACTCAACCTGGAGTGAAACAGAAATGTGACTGACCCTCGCTCCGACTATGAGGGACGACCGCGCGCTGGTTGGATTTTCTTGAGGGGACTTCAGGATTAGAAATATTTCTCCTCTTACCATGCCTTTTGAATTTCGAGCGCTGTTTCTCGGGATTGTCACTATGATTGTAGTCTTTGTGATTATTGTTGACATTTCTGAAGTGGAAGACGCTATCGCGTAAGTAAAGCCATACTGTATGTGGACAGTCGCCATAATACTGTAGGCTCTTCTCCACGTGTAGATAACGTGATCTGGGTTTTAGATTGTTCTTTTTAAACAGGAGCACGCATTTGATAAGACAATGCATATGTCTGGTTGTTCTTGAGCATGAGAAACTTAGTAGGGTACATCTCCATGGATGATGAACCTTAGTGCCCTCCGCAGAATCAACAGCGTCTACCtgcgcgcgcatgtatgtgtgtgtgtgtgtgtgtgtgtgtgtgtgtgtgtgtgtgtgagtgagtgagtgagagagagagagagagagagagagagagagagagagagagagagagagagagagagagagagacctgcacAGCAGCTGAGGTTGAGTTCAGACTTACAATGAACATTCAGCACTAAGAATCAATATCTGTAAAGACACACATTTTTGGTGAATCTATTTGCCAGAGCATGCTAAAATGGGAATTATTGCTATAGCATGCGCATAAAATCCTGTAGAATGTGGGTCATTGCCGGCGCTctacagtagcctaggctatatcaGGTAGGAACAGGTAAGGCTCTTGCCCACCCTGAGCTATGCCGAGCCACCCTGACCTGCTCCAACTGCCCACAACCTTGAAGCTGCCTGTGGCGTTATCAAAGCACCAGTGGCAAAGCAGCCTGCTGGCACTGTGTCAAATGGGCCATGGCAGtgcacaaactgtgtgtgtgtgtgtgtgtgtgtgtgtgtgtgtgtgtgtgtgtgtgtgtgtgtgtgtgtgcgtgtgcatgtacgtgtttccacaagcaagtgtgtgtgtgtgtgtgtgtttgtgtgtgtttgtgtgtgtgcgtgtgtgtgcacatgtgcgtgtgtgcgtaagtgcgtaagtgtgtgtgtttgctgtgtgtggagtggagtgcagtgcagtggagtggaggggttCAACACATTTCAGTATTCTGTTTGCTCTTCGCTCCATTCAGCTGTTACAGCAATAAAGGTTGTCGGGTGTCTGGGAGCGGAGAGAGGGAATCAGTGTTTGATTTGGTAGCAAAGAGGCAGAGAAACAACCCCttaagacagaaataaagaaaacTGTCAGCTATTCAGCAAGTATAATTAAGGCCCACTTCAACTGGTGCACCCTATCTCGCCCCTATTTAGACCTCCTGTTGaatgcagaggcggactttccatcagGCAGACCTAGGCAATTGTCCAGGGCCCCGATCAAATATGACTTCCAAAGGGGCCCAAACTGTCACACTAGTTGTGGCAAATACAAAAAAGTAGCCATTATCTAAATTTGTCACTCATGTAAAAGTAATCAAAACAGAAAACACTAAAATAGTGACACGATTTGATGTCTATATAATGATTTTTGAGGGTCCCatctttatatttcgcctagggccccataaaatggctagatccgcccctggctgAATGGAAGATGCTTCACTAACACTTCAGTCAAAAAGACTTTGGAGGTTTAGGGAGAGCAAAGCCAAGAAAGAGCGAAATGGAGGAGCAAGCAATCACCTCGGGCTGTTTGCTGAATGCAGATGTGGCCGCATTGAGCACCACCACCAGGCTGCTGAAATGATCCAAGCAAAAAGACAGTTGCGTGCTTATTTGTGAATGCCGGGATCTGCGCTTCTGAATATGGTGCCTGTGGTGATTTAGTGggattttgtctttatttttggaCTAAGGAATGAAGAATAATTGAGGGATGGCATGCTCCTGAGGACTGACTAAACTGCACTGCCACGGGGGAGGAGAGACTCTGACGGTTCTGAACAAAAGGCTTCAGTCTGCCTGTATGGCTGCCAGAGTGATTTGTAGGGCTAGATTGGATGCAATTGTACGTCTCCTAATTAGAATTTTCACCCTCCATTGGGAGCCGATTGGTGAGCTCATTTGGAGTGGGTGTCGACGTTTTGCCTCCAAGCAatctcagtctccctctctccctctctctctctctctctctctctctctctctctctctctctggctgctccACCTCCAGCTTTGGAACATCAGTGTGAATCTCAGGGCTTCAAGCTATTGTATTATTCTCTGCTCTGTTAGCTCAAAAGCCAACAAATAAAAATCAAGATATTGAAAGAATTTCTGGACTCAAGAGCTCTACAGTTGGGAATTACAATGAAgcacaaggaaagaaagaaacctTCAGGTGCACTTTGTCATTACTCTGAAGTGGTGTGACACCTGCTTCAAGGGAGCGAGTACAAGAATCAAATACATCTTTTTCCCAGAATGTTTTCCTGCTTTCAAGAGGTTCCGTGATTGCCTGCAATCAACACCATCCTCTCAGAGGCCAGAGCTCAGCTTTGAATTGAATGACAATGAATGGATAATCATTTAGATGGGTGAAGGTCgtgtttgagggtttttttctcagtgtgtgtttttgattgCTCCATCATGTTTCATTCACATTCAGAACGGCTCCAAGCCCAGCGGTGCAGTGCACCGTTTTGATAAAGCTCAAGGCGTGCAAAAGAGCAGTCGCTCATGGGTGCCTTTATGAGTGATCAGACACAATCAAATTGGCCTAGCACTCGCAGGGAGAGGAACAGCTCCTTGTGTGCCACAAATCTCACAATTGTCATATGTtggccatatactgtatatgtcttgTCACCCTCAATGTCTATGGTGGTTCCGCCCCAGTGTCACAGAATAGGACCTCATTGTTCCAGGCACTGACATATGTGCTGTATGTACGACAAACATAGCTACTGGAGGGTCTCGCTATACAGTATTGATGATAGAACAGGGAGCATCAGCTTGCTGTGTGTTGCAAATCTCACATTTGTCACCAGCATCACTCGAATGGCCTCCTTATTGTCTGCTGGCCTCTCTGTTCATGTGGGCATTGAGGTCTTAGTTGTTCCACTACAAGCCAATAAACTTATTGGATTCTTACTTACCAACCCTATGTGCCATGCTGTTAGTTATACCCTTGTCTCTCATGAGGACACTGCTGTATCCTGCAGCCACTAGGGGTGTCCAAAAAAACACCATGACAATGTATTGGGCCTCTATGCAGTACATGCATGATGTATCTGGAACACTGCATCGTGATACGTAGATACAGGTTTTTTGCCAATATCCAACCTAGTCAGTCAAAAGAAGTCCACACGTTCTTACTTAGAAGTGACGCATATTACCAGTTGACAGACGGTATTAGTTGTAAATTAACAGTAAATGAGcgtaacccctttgtgcagagcctatattataaGCTTACCTATGTTATAACCAAAATTTTAAGGCTATGtctaaatctgttacttaaggctctcagtaacaTCATatgaatgttgttatgatgtagttgagtattttcagcaaatagtgaataggcccgccggcgaccccatctgcggtAAGAGGCTACAGGCAGCAATATATTGAAACTGCAGTGCATTCTGGCATTCAATTGCcatccaggggtccgtttctcgattcttgtcgttgccaaccgtcttaagaccgtcttaagaccgtcttaccgttcccttggatttagtggtgagcgtcgttgttgagagagagttgagtcgctcgtacgaaggactttgctaacgacgatagcaaagacgctttcgagaaacggaccccagcatAAGAAAAATCACACTAAATATATGTATGGTATTGTGACCCCTGTATCGTGATATGTATTGGCTTGTGAGCTCGTTGGCAATCCCCAACCCAACAAGACACTGCTATGGGCAAGTGGTTAGGGAGTAGGGCTTGTAGCGTGTTGAGTGGCAGTCTGCGTCACTGCACAGACAAGTTGGTCTCTGAGCATAAACTGGGTTCAAGGGTTGCCATCTCGACTCTGGACACTGTTTCATGATGCTATTGATTGTGTGGCTGGTGGCTGgttattaaaatgtatgtgtctgtctctcatgATCTTGATTGGATGGTCTGGGGCTACCTAAAATGTTTTGGTATCAGCAGTGTCTTGAGTGTGTGATTGGGTGGTCTTTGGCTAGATAAAATAGGCTACTCTTGTACTCACATGTCTCATATTGCGTGGTTGGTAGCCGgcagggctggtaatctggcatacggggcattctCCCAGTGTGCCcagacagtccccaggggctgaTACTGTTGCTTTTAGttttctgttgtttgtttttttttcttaggatctggcccacagtttagagggggtggcccattggtccgTCTTCAATATAGAGAGTGAACGGAGTGAAGCCAGATATAGTGCCAtttaatatttgggagcatttaacagtgttgcggatctctattttcttttcagttatcttacgtttggtccagcacctgtgccactgatgtgcgcgcattctttgactttctggatcAAGCCAGATATAGGTCAGGATGGGCCAGTTTGAGCCAAATGCccaatggtgttttttttcttcctagtCCAGACCTGGTAGCTGCAGATAATGTTTAGTTCTCTGGCGTGTCATGTTCTTCATTGGGTGGTCCATGTCTGCCTGCAGATACTAAAATCACcacttactgtatgtgtctcATATCGGATGATTGGTATCTGGAGACACGGCCCgctgcagctttggctgggcccaggaaaaaaagTCCTCTGAAAGCCCCCGTCCCCGTTCAATACATGCAATTCTGGGgaccctctatccctgggccctaGACCACTGACCCCTTTCCCCCTTGTCAACTTCCCTGTCTGTCaatcgccagagataggatgctgcctagttagtgagacgctgtgagactttgtctcgTTTTTATTTCCGTTTAAActttatttttcttccacttttacttcttttattttcttcttattaggggccaagcagcgaagctggcgaaggcccctactgttttagctggttttcttcttattattcttcagtcaccattcttctccgactgtaagtctatggcagcccatagaaccgtacgtaggaaactGGCACACATCGCacaaattggcacacatattcgggcccaggtcagcattacccacagcaatttatagccccccagccccaacgctgtagcgccaccagcaggtcaaagttgcaggtacatttctgcttgtaacttttgaaccgctgggccaattttcataaacttggtatccctggaatccttgggccaagacgaatccaacgcaccatatgacgtcattttccgccaggataattttcccgccattttgaattttgtaaaattcaataaaaatgctatttttcccgcaatttttgacaaATTCGCcggaaacttggtatatagtatctctggactgagctacacatggggtctcaaggaatattagatatcttttatcgttttgtcgtgacagccaatcaaaattgtcataaaagtggtgaaacaggaagtgaggtcatatctcagcaaccgtttgttgaattaggttgggattgtgTACACACATagaagtccatcccatgacctaccacaaaaaaaatctgaaccCCAGcttaaactctgtagcgccaccagcaggtcaaaattttagctacatttttgcctgtagcttttaaaccatatgcatgatgtaaaatatattattatcactagaatccttgggccaagccgaattcaacgcactatatgaagttatgtcaacgcagaagggaaatgccgccattttgaattttgtcaaattcactgtaagtctatggtagcccatagaaccatacatagaaaaatgctgtaaattggcaccattgacagtaaatagaatggacgccaaatcaacgctatttgccattcaacgctttgaagccagatttgggaacattccaacttacattccaccttagcaacgccaaacgcaggtgctgattggacaacaacaagacttctaacggtcaatcaaaccatgttctgatgctcattggtcaatttaacttttaatatctctctaaaataaaacatcaccacaaaaaatcaccatcctggtaagttggagagcaaggggacctactagttgagcgaaaaatgatccccctggagtggcatttaagggagatacagggttttatgtctctcataggaatgaatgggatttggccattttttggtctttttgggtccaaccttggctccaacttggcttcaacaatgaaatagaattttggcctccattctatttactctcaatgattgccacacatatttgaggcagcatcaacattacccacagtgagttataggtccccagccccaatagtctagcgccaccagcaggtgaaagttgcaggtacatttctgcttgtaacttttgaactgctgggtcaattttcataaacctggtatcgctggaatccttgggccaagacgaatcctacgcactctatgacgtcattttctgcctggatagttttcccgctattttgaattttgtaaaattcaataaaaatgtaatttttcccgcaatttttgaccaattcgcctgaaactcggtatatagtatctctggactgacctacacatggggtctcaaggaatattggttattggatatcttttatcgtttagccgtgacagccaatcaaaattgtcgtaaaagtggcaaaacaggaagtgaggtcatatctcagcaaccgtttgtcgaattaggctgggattttgtacatacatagtagtccatcccatgacctaccataaaaaaaatcagatccccagctcaaactctgtagcgccaccaacaggtcaaagtttcagctacatttttgcctgtagcttttgaaccatacttccaattttcaaaatattggtacacaggtcatcttcacactatgttgcacccaggtatgaattttggtaacgattgaaaaaactatcagctcacagcaaccattcaaaattgtggaaagaatggagggattttttctcatctctctgtcccctctggcaccggctgcgcacgttcactgacaccattctcggcagggggcctggacacacaagagacgagagcttatgtgtgtgcatagttctgctattgctttaaagtgtcaaccaaagccccactgccccagcccctgcagtctctgcagtctctgttcaaactaaacttggttcacatgatcaccttcccctccaaagattgcacaccaacattggtgagatttggcctaaagggggcgctgcagttaattttgttgcagtggcgacttgggcaagtttactgcttggccccgcattgctgcttgcagctatatttctttttgtaatctcactttttctataataaattgtatcctgatcgatccttttaattacgaagtcaagacttattttatttttgcaagtgagtcaactaaaacacaacgcagagcattcatccttcaatttttattggagaagagaatttggGAAACGTCCAAAATCGAACAGAGTTTTTGTTCTCTGGTGTGTTTCTCTGGTGATCTTGATTGGTTGGcccgtgtgtctgtctggctgcagGTACAGTACGTGCTCTATCATCCCCAATCAGGttaccctcctcacctctctggaGGATGCCCTGCGCTGATTGCAGAGGCCGCACCTGTCCAGCTGCTCCTTTCAAATGCAAATGCAGTCCTCCATCTTGTTCTCAAGTCTTGCATCAGTAGGATGGCGGCCACTCTGTGTTGTGGCCCTGTCATCTCTTTGATGTACGAGGCTCCGCTCCTATCTCTCATGCCAGTACTGTCTGTctaccggcctgcctgcctgtctgtctctcttatgGAGTCATTCCTCATTTGAATGTGCGTTGGAGATACACAGCCCCAAGGCCCAGACAGCTTCAGTCATTCATGACAGCCTTCGTCAGATTGGATGGACTGCCACCCTTCACATGCACTCCTTTGACTGGGTTCTGCGGGCCAACATGTTGTATGTAGAGTGCTGGAAATGTAGTTTACATGCGGTATAATGCTGCCATTATGGAGTGCATCGTATACCTATTATTGAGTgaattgttctgtgtgtgtataggcaaGATGTACCAGTGTTTGTGGAGACAAGACTGTCTTAATAACTTTTACTGTGtgcttttcactttcacacagcAACATTGGAGACTCCCAGAAGCACTACTCCCACAGCTCCAAACCCAGCAGGTGTGTAGAGAACATTCTCTGTTATATGCTCCAgcagcacaaaacaaaacactaacAGTTAACTACAGTATTAAACTCTATTTCGATGGTTTCAAGATTTCAAGGTCGAAGCTGCTATTGCTATTGTTGCTATTCAACAGCACACAGTCAAGACTGTACCCCTCTCTGTCTTCAACAAGCTTACCATTAATTATGTCACGTTGAAAGAAGCACTATATTGCATTGATTTGCATCAAAGCATTTGAAATctttttgtgtgcctgtgttatTATTCCAATCATGACTGTATTTGTCTTCTGAACAGAAATTCAAGATAACAAGGTAGTTTTAGGTTACCGTACAAGTGACTTTGTTTTTGTGCACGAGccaggtgttgtgttgtgctctgcAGATCTGTGAAAGACTTAAAATtcaacaccacacactacactacctgCCGTGTCCTCCTCCACATCACCCACAACTCTCGCTGtctaccacaccacacacaataaTGGCTATCCTTTTGTCACCACGCACACAACACTTGCTGTCCTTTTTCTCATCATGCTCAAAGGTCACTGCTAGACTTTTTCATGACACAACCATTTTCTTCCTGTCCTTTTCGTTGTCCCGTTGTCCTCTCCTCAGAAGTGCAGCATTGGGACAAAGCCTCCGTACCACACCACACTCCAAAACAGAGAAGCGTTTGTCTGAACCGCACTCCAAAACAGAGAAGAGTTCACCTGCACCACACTCCAAAACAGAGAAGAGTTCACCTGCACCACAATCCAAAACAGAGAAGAGTTCACCGGTGTTGCACCCCAAACCAGACACCAGTTCCTCCACTCAGTCCACCGGGAACCAAAGCACTCCTGCATTGCCCCCAGCATGGGCCTTCAACAGAACACTCTCCACTCTGATCAGGCAAGAACTGTTCAAAATATTTTGAGGCTTTTTTGcctcaacccattttagcccaaggcacctgcaaaaaaaccctgaaatatctcagcctccgaagtatgtgtacatacaaacatgaaataagttgctttTAAAAGCTTGGATCCTCATCTTGAAttagcatgtgttcattcagctcttaccATACCCACGTTTCTAATAAAAAATATCAAGAGTCTGAATGCAGtgtgtatgtcgctccaggcgccaaaggtcaaacaacatatacgtaGTAGCATcagactaaaatgggttaattagaactgtgaagtgtgggacaggaaacgtattggagagagagatgggggaggatggggacaCAACCTTGGGCTGGAATGGGCCATATGCTGACTTAGCATTTTGAGCCTTAGACGAGGCTATGCAAGAAATCCTTAGCAGTACTTGTTTATACAATCTGGAAAAAATGAATCTGGAATCAAACAGCGATTTTTAAGATACAGACTGACTTTCACTTCTTTTAtgaaacagatgtgttgaaaaaCCCTCGTCAATTTTCATGGTCAGGGGCAGGGCATTCTAAAATCTGCTACTTGACATTCAGTTGCAGTTGTCCAACTTTTTTAAACCAGTTGAAGTAGGTCTACAgatgatttgatttttttctgtttttgaatTGAAAAGGGTGGTATGGTGATGTAACTTTGAATAGCAATAAGTAGTAAATAATTTTGATTCAAACACCCTGTAACATTGtatgcacacattgcacactcaCTGTTTAATTATTTACTtaattcattgcattgcattgtattgtattgtgctgtTTATTGTATGTATAGTACTGTATGTTACATGTTGGGTGTGTCTCGGGAGCTAACATCAGCCACAGTCAAATTCCATACAAGTCAAATTCCATTCCACACACAgtactatacacacactatacactaaaACCACAGGAAGAATGCATCCTTGCACCCTCTGAAAgaatgctctccctccctctctctctctctctctctctctctctctatctctctctcgctctctctctctctctctctgtctctctctctctctctctctctctctctctctctctctctctctctctccccccctttctctctctctctctccccctttctctctctggtgAAAGATGGAGAGTTGACTTTTTATTTGGCTTTTCCCTAAGGTTTAGATTTACAGTTTATTCTTGATTTAGCTGCACTGTTTTTTTATCGACTCGTCTATTGTATTTCCATTACTGGGTTGATAACTGCCTTTAAAATcaaaactctttctctctctctctgtctctctctctctctctctctctctctctctctctctgtctctctctctctctctctctctctctctctctctctctctctctctctctctctctctctctctctctctctgtctctctctctctctcccgtgaaAGATGGGGAGTTTACTTTTAATTTGGTTTTACCCTAAGGTTTAGATTTATAGTTTATTCTTGATTTAGCTGCACTGTTTTATCGACACCTCTGCTGTATTTCCATTACTAGGTTGATAACTGCCCTtaaaactctgtctctctctatctctctctctctctccctctatctctctctccctctctctctgctctctctctctctctctctctctctctctctctctctgctctctctctctgcgctctctctccctctctctctgcgctctctctccctctctctctgcgctctctctccctctctctctctctctctcgcacaggaAGAACATCCTAAAGTTTCTGGACCCCGAGCGAGACATCTCCATCCTGAAGGGCAACCTGAAGCCGGGCGATGTCATCCACTACGTGTTTGACCGCCAGAGCACGGTGAACATCTCGGAGGACCTGTACCGGCTGCTGCCCACCGCCTCGCCCATGAAGAACCAGCACCACCACACCTGCGCCATCGTGGGCAACTCCGGCATCCTGCTCAACAGCAGCTGCGGACCCGAGATAGACTCGCATGACTTCGTGATACGGTAGGcgttaccgcgcgaatagaccagacgcgatgcgattcaagcgacagagtgcagcagcaagcgatacgagcgattaaagagactagagtatgtccgtacaggcagaaggcaaagcattcaagcattcccattggctgtggtcactgacctctatacagtcattggctgtcgcggcttgtcgccgaaccgcgtcatagaaagttgaaaggatttcaacttcaaactgtcgcgctcgtcgtgcaaatcgctctagtctccagaatcgcttttgtcgtgcaactcaatacaaagtcaattacttccgtcgctcacctcgctcttgtcgcggtaggtgtatttctgcggttactgTCCATGCAGTCCATGTTCGCTGTcgccccttaccagacaccgttCTGCCCCCAGTCACTGAGAAAACttaataccatagtactacaccact contains:
- the st8sia2 gene encoding alpha-2,8-sialyltransferase 8B, with translation MPFEFRALFLGIVTMIVVFVIIVDISEVEDAIANIGDSQKHYSHSSKPSRSAALGQSLRTTPHSKTEKRLSEPHSKTEKSSPAPHSKTEKSSPAPQSKTEKSSPVLHPKPDTSSSTQSTGNQSTPALPPAWAFNRTLSTLIRKNILKFLDPERDISILKGNLKPGDVIHYVFDRQSTVNISEDLYRLLPTASPMKNQHHHTCAIVGNSGILLNSSCGPEIDSHDFVIRCNLAPVEEFVEDVGRRTNLVTMNPSVVQRAFQDLSSEQWRRRFVRRLQDLSGSVLWIPAFMAKGGEQRVDWVVKLLNTHTVDVRTAFPSLRLLHAVRGYWLTNGVQIKRPTTGLLMYTMATRFCEEIHLYGFWPFHHDQRGRQVKYHYYDALTYQFTSQASPHTMPLEFRTLSSLHRQGALKLHTGTCTSPAA